The Clostridia bacterium genomic interval GGCAGGACCGGATATGTATTTTCCAACTATGTGAAATAAAGATTACCCACGGAAGATCCCGTGGGTATTAATATATTAGCACTTTTAAAAGCAGGGAACTTTTTTATCGACTGATCAGTCTAAATTATGGGCTGGTTTAACTTATAGATGATGGATGTGATATTCATGAAGATTTTTATCAGGAAAATAACGGTTTTAGGCATAGATATATTGTTGCTCATCGCTTCGGTATTTTTGTCATTTTTTCTAAGGTTTGATACCAATTTTTCTTATGCTTATCAAGCCTTTAACAGACAATTTGCAGACATACTTCCAGTTTACGTATTGCTATTCATAGCTGTCTATTTATTCTTTGGGCTTTACAAGAGTCTATGGAGCTATGCCAGCGTAAATGAGGTTTTTTCCATAGTGCTGGCAAACACTTTTGCTATATTTGCTTTTGTTGCCTTGTTGTTTTTTGTAAATGATAATGTGCCTAGAAGCATCATTGTGCTTTTGTGGATATTCAATAATCTGCTTATATCTGCATTTAGGATGAGCTACAGGGTGATAAGGCATATGGGTACAGATATAGCCTTCAACAACCACGATGGAGAGAGGACATTGATAATAGGTGCTGGGGATGCAGGATGTATGGTGGTGAAGGAGCTCAGGAAGCACAATGAACTCAACATGAATCCGGTAGCTTTTATCGATGATGACAAGGATAAGACCGGCAAATATCTTTTGGGGATACCTGTTGTAGGGGATAGAACAAGGATAGAAAAAACTGTGAAAGAGGAAGATATAAAGCAGGTTGTAATTGCTATGCCATCTGTAAAGGGCAGCAATATAAGAGAAGTGGTTGATATCTGCAAAAGAACCAGGTGTAAATTGAAGATACTACCCGGAGTATTTGAATTGCTGAATGGAACTGTGACTGCCAGTCAGCTTAGAGATGTCCAGATAGAGGATCTGTTGGGTAGGGAACAGGTGCAGCTGGATATTGAAAGCATATGTGATGACTTGGAAGATAGGGTAGTGCTGGTAACAGGAGGGGGAGGTTCTATAGGCTCTGAACTTTGCAGACAGATTGCTAAATTTGAGCCTAGGAGACTGTTGATACTGGATATATATGAAAATAGTGTATACGACCTCCAAAATGAACTTGCAAGAAAACATCCATATTTAAAAATGGATGTGTTGATAGCCTCGGTAAGAGATAAGGCCAGACTGGATGGTATTTTCAGACGATATAAGCCTGATGTGGTGTTCCATGCTGCTGCACACAAGCATGTACCTCTGATGGAAGGCAATCCTACAGAGGCTATAAAGAACAATGTGTTTGGTACAATGAATGTAGCTGAAGCGGCAGACAAATACCATACAAAGAAATTTGTGCTGATATCCACCGACAAAGCGGTGAACCCCACCAATATAATGGGAGCGACCAAACGTGTGGCAGAGATGATAATACAGTCCATGGATAAGCACAGCAAAACTGTATTTTCGGCAGTACGATTCGGTAATGTGTTGGGCAGTAACGGTT includes:
- a CDS encoding nucleoside-diphosphate sugar epimerase/dehydratase, which gives rise to MKIFIRKITVLGIDILLLIASVFLSFFLRFDTNFSYAYQAFNRQFADILPVYVLLFIAVYLFFGLYKSLWSYASVNEVFSIVLANTFAIFAFVALLFFVNDNVPRSIIVLLWIFNNLLISAFRMSYRVIRHMGTDIAFNNHDGERTLIIGAGDAGCMVVKELRKHNELNMNPVAFIDDDKDKTGKYLLGIPVVGDRTRIEKTVKEEDIKQVVIAMPSVKGSNIREVVDICKRTRCKLKILPGVFELLNGTVTASQLRDVQIEDLLGREQVQLDIESICDDLEDRVVLVTGGGGSIGSELCRQIAKFEPRRLLILDIYENSVYDLQNELARKHPYLKMDVLIASVRDKARLDGIFRRYKPDVVFHAAAHKHVPLMEGNPTEAIKNNVFGTMNVAEAADKYHTKKFVLISTDKAVNPTNIMGATKRVAEMIIQSMDKHSKTVFSAVRFGNVLGSNGSVVPLFRKQIEQGGPVTVTHPEVTRFFMTIPEAVQLVLQAGSMAKGGDIFVLDMGEPVKIDDLARDLIKLSGLEPDKDIKIEYVGLRPGEKLYEEILMDEEGLTATKHEKIYIGKPIFSDINQLRQELEKLKFYLLGSEDKLIKFME